The following coding sequences lie in one Manis pentadactyla isolate mManPen7 chromosome 19, mManPen7.hap1, whole genome shotgun sequence genomic window:
- the SPATA46 gene encoding spermatogenesis-associated protein 46, whose amino-acid sequence MEKFSLLSISEPRISSSVLSTFPNITSSRATSLPDGVLGDPQNGEQLRRNCAIYRPWFSPYSYFICTDKGSHLETYGLPEGQRDQGTGRSRLPEDLARSSPSSSSSAENPCSLGATEKSRHGRGPGDSITTQDILMASKWYQVQQNGYKCAACCRMYPTLHSLKSHIKWGFQEGFSCRVHYRKLKAYWATGRARPGDTPSGGSGQAFK is encoded by the exons ATGGAGAAGTTCTCTCTCCTCAGCATTTCTGAACCTCGAATCTCTTCCTCGGTCCTGAGCACTTTCCCTAACATTACGTCTTCGCGTGCCACCAGCTTGCCAG ACGGCGTCCTGGGAGACCCCCAGAACGGGGAGCAGCTGAGGCGGAACTGCGCCATCTACCGGCCCTGGTTCTCCCCGTACAGCTACTTCATCTGCACGGACAAAGGCAGCCACCTGGAGACCTACGGCCTCCCCGAGGGGCAGAGGGACCAGGGCACCGGGCGCAGCCGCCTTCCCGAGGACTTGGCCAGGAGCAGCCCCTCGTCCTCCTCCTCCGCAGAGAACCCCTGCTCCCTAGGGGCCACCGAGAAGTCCAGGCACGGCCGGGGCCCCGGGGACTCCATCACCACCCAGGACATCCTGATGGCCTCCAAGTGGTACCAGGTCCAGCAGAACGGCTACAAGTGCGCAGCCTGCTGCCGCATGTACCCCACCCTGCACTCCCTCAAGAGTCACATCAAGTGGGGTTTCCAGGAGGGCTTCAGCTGCAGGGTGCACTACCGCAAGCTCAAGGCCTACTGGGCCACGGGGAGGGCGCGGCCGGGGGACACGCCCTCTGGGGGCAGCGGCCAGGCCTTCAAGTAG